A single region of the Massilia sp. erpn genome encodes:
- a CDS encoding phospholipase D family protein yields MKKIITTLLAAVAAISLAQASSSMDAQSGEKDAQAGLISPAVEHAFSPDAGAEALVLKVINASAVKIRLAAYSFNSQPVTNALLKAQKRGVDIKIIVDNRRNLRKNSIAALNSLAKAGIPIRAVSVYAMHHDKYIISDERIVQNGSFNYSNDAATANSENVIVFWDNAELAKSFQHHWDDRWAKGLDYVARPGRP; encoded by the coding sequence GTGAAGAAAATCATCACTACCTTGCTTGCCGCTGTTGCCGCCATATCCTTGGCACAGGCCTCGTCCTCCATGGATGCGCAAAGTGGCGAAAAGGATGCTCAAGCCGGACTGATTTCGCCAGCGGTCGAGCATGCCTTTTCTCCCGATGCGGGAGCCGAGGCCTTGGTTTTAAAAGTAATCAACGCATCGGCAGTAAAAATACGGCTGGCCGCTTACTCATTTAATTCACAGCCGGTCACCAATGCGCTGCTCAAGGCGCAAAAGCGCGGCGTTGACATAAAAATCATTGTCGACAACCGGCGCAATCTCAGAAAAAACAGTATCGCCGCCTTAAACTCCCTGGCCAAGGCAGGGATTCCAATCAGGGCCGTCTCCGTCTACGCCATGCATCATGATAAATACATTATCTCGGATGAGCGTATCGTGCAAAATGGAAGTTTCAACTACAGCAATGACGCCGCAACGGCAAACAGCGAAAACGTCATTGTTTTCTGGGACAATGCCGAATTGGCAAAATCGTTCCAGCATCATTGGGATGACCGCTGGGCAAAAGGCCTTGACTACGTCGCCCGGCCGGGACGGCCATGA
- the fghA gene encoding S-formylglutathione hydrolase: MLQLISEHACFGGVQRFYQHDARTIGLPMRFSVFIPAQAMDARLPALFYLAGLTCTEETFMIKGGAQRLAAELGLILIAPDTSPRGAKLPGDSESWDFGVGAGFYLDATQEPWARHYRMESYLHELRELLMAELPLDPARLGIFGHSMGGHGALTLALKRPDVFRSVSAFAPIAAPARCPWGRKAFSGYLGSDEHVWQQHDASALMSGMQTPFPQGILIDQGLDDKFLAEQLYPEAFEAACAQAKQPLTLRRHAGYDHGYYFIATFMEDHLRFHARNLQA; encoded by the coding sequence ATGCTCCAGCTTATCAGTGAACACGCCTGTTTCGGCGGCGTTCAGCGTTTTTATCAGCACGATGCACGCACGATCGGCTTGCCGATGCGCTTTTCCGTCTTTATTCCGGCGCAAGCCATGGATGCGCGCCTGCCCGCCCTTTTCTACCTGGCCGGCCTGACCTGCACCGAAGAAACTTTCATGATTAAAGGTGGCGCCCAGCGCCTGGCGGCCGAGCTGGGTCTGATCCTGATCGCGCCCGACACCAGCCCGCGCGGCGCCAAGCTGCCGGGCGACAGCGAATCGTGGGACTTCGGCGTCGGCGCCGGTTTCTATCTCGACGCCACCCAGGAGCCATGGGCCAGGCACTACCGCATGGAAAGCTATCTCCACGAACTGCGCGAGCTGCTCATGGCCGAGTTGCCGCTCGACCCGGCCCGCCTCGGCATCTTCGGCCACTCGATGGGCGGCCACGGCGCCCTGACCCTGGCCCTGAAACGTCCTGACGTGTTCCGCTCCGTTTCCGCCTTCGCGCCGATCGCCGCCCCCGCGCGCTGCCCCTGGGGCCGCAAAGCCTTCAGCGGCTATCTGGGCAGCGATGAACACGTCTGGCAGCAGCACGACGCCAGCGCCCTGATGTCTGGCATGCAAACGCCCTTCCCGCAAGGCATCCTGATCGACCAGGGCCTGGACGATAAATTCCTCGCCGAGCAGCTGTATCCGGAAGCTTTCGAAGCCGCCTGCGCCCAGGCCAAGCAGCCGCTCACCCTGCGCCGCCATGCCGGCTATGATCACGGCTACTACTTCATCGCCACCTTCATGGAAGACCACCTGCGCTTCCATGCCCGCAATCTGCAAGCCTGA